The following are encoded in a window of Mycobacteroides chelonae CCUG 47445 genomic DNA:
- a CDS encoding serine hydrolase domain-containing protein — translation MSTSLDVAVNGTSSPDFDNVRRAFALNFLENDELGAAVAIWVDGELVVNLWAGWADEARTRPWTEDTLAPVYSGTKGLMSTCVHMLIERGVLDLHAPVARYWPEFGQAGKESITLAMVLGHRSGVIGPRTRLTPEQAANWDEVCEHIARATPWWEPGTAQGYHMATFGFILGEVVRRTTGKTLGQFLRTEIAEPYGLDVHVGLPHSEHHRCAELVNKPFLRDVFRGAPGEFECMSDHPLAGPLISGDFIPDDEIARKDIAMWRALEFPGTNAHVSALGMATFYNAMALGKLLSHDHMDVVRVSQGGFDPDVVLGPRVANHGWGLGYMLNQRCYAGPNQKTFGHGGSGGSYAFVDLEHRIGYSYVMNQFDVTKADADPRSVRLINELYATLGVSPAGESL, via the coding sequence ATGAGCACAAGCCTTGATGTCGCGGTGAATGGAACCAGCTCACCGGATTTCGACAATGTTCGGCGCGCGTTTGCACTGAATTTCCTGGAGAACGACGAGCTGGGCGCGGCGGTCGCGATCTGGGTCGACGGTGAGCTCGTCGTCAATCTGTGGGCCGGATGGGCCGACGAGGCCCGCACCCGTCCCTGGACCGAGGACACCTTGGCGCCGGTGTATTCGGGCACCAAGGGATTGATGAGCACCTGCGTTCACATGCTGATCGAGCGCGGTGTGCTCGACCTGCATGCGCCGGTGGCGCGGTACTGGCCCGAATTCGGCCAGGCCGGTAAGGAATCCATCACGCTGGCCATGGTGCTCGGACACCGCTCGGGTGTGATCGGGCCGCGCACCAGGTTGACGCCGGAGCAGGCCGCCAACTGGGACGAAGTGTGCGAGCACATCGCCAGAGCGACACCGTGGTGGGAGCCCGGCACCGCGCAGGGTTACCACATGGCGACGTTCGGGTTCATCCTGGGCGAGGTCGTCCGCCGCACCACGGGTAAGACGCTCGGGCAGTTTCTGCGTACCGAGATTGCCGAGCCGTACGGGCTCGACGTACACGTCGGGCTCCCGCACAGCGAGCACCACCGGTGCGCGGAGCTGGTCAACAAGCCGTTCCTGCGCGATGTGTTCCGCGGCGCGCCTGGGGAGTTCGAGTGCATGAGCGACCACCCACTGGCGGGCCCGCTCATCTCGGGCGACTTCATCCCCGATGATGAGATAGCGCGCAAGGACATTGCGATGTGGCGGGCGCTGGAGTTCCCCGGGACCAACGCCCACGTTTCGGCGCTGGGCATGGCGACCTTCTACAACGCGATGGCGCTCGGCAAGCTGCTCAGCCACGATCACATGGATGTGGTGCGGGTGTCGCAGGGCGGGTTCGATCCCGACGTCGTGCTGGGACCCCGGGTGGCCAACCACGGATGGGGCTTGGGCTACATGCTCAATCAGCGCTGCTATGCCGGGCCAAATCAGAAGACCTTCGGGCACGGCGGATCCGGTGGTTCATACGCCTTCGTCGACCTCGAGCACCGCATCGGCTACTCGTATGTGATGAACCAGTTCGACGTGACCAAGGCAGATGCCGATCCTCGCAGTGTGCGACTGATCAACGAGCTTTACGCCACGTTGGGGGTGTCACCGGCGGGAGAGTCGCTGTGA